In Nitrospira sp. MA-1, the genomic window GGTACAGGAGACACGCCTTCGCTTAGAAACGGCTGAAACGGAAGAGCATTACCAAACCGTAGGGCTTCTTTGCCGAGAGGTTCTTATAACAGTTGCTCAGCAGGTTTATAACTCTGAACGCCATAAAGCTTCAGATGGAATCCATCCTAGCGACACTGATGCCAAGAGAATGCTCGAATCTTATTTTGAAAGGGAATTATTAGGCGGAGCTAACGAAGAAGCCAGAAAACACGCAAAAGCTGCATTACAGCTTGCAGTAGCCCTCCAGCACAAAAGAACAGCTAATTTTCAAATGGCCGCGCTTTGTGCGGAAGGAACATTTTCAGTCATCAATATTCTGGCGGTCTTGGCTGGTAGGCGAAGCAGGACAATCTAACCCCCAATAGCCCAAATAATGTGATAATATAGATTTTGACAAATCACCCCATCTTTTGCTAGCCATTTCAACGACTTACTCCTACCAAAAACTTATTGTAACATGTCATGTTACGTGTTACAATAACCAATGATTGAGAATTTTAGGCATCGCGGCTTAAAAAAACTCTACGAAAAAGGCGATCGGAGCGGCCTTCGCACGGATATTGCCGATAAAGCCGAGTTGTATCTCTCCATTTTAGATACCGCTCAGACTGTACAGGAACTCGACATTACAGGCTTTGGCTTTCATCGGCTCACTGGCAACCTTCGTGGGTTTTACAGTGTGTTTGTGTCACGCAATCACCGGATGATTTTCCGGTTTAAAGATGGCAACGCCTTTGATGTGGATTTAGTGGACTATCATTGAGGAGAGAATGTTATGGCGATGAAAAACCCTGTCCATCCAGGAAAAATCATTAAACATTCGATTGATGCGTCTGGCCTGAGTGTCACTGATGCCGCCGAACGCTTGGGCGTGACGCGGCAAACCTTGTCGCGGGTCATGCATGAAAAAACGTCCCTCTCGCCAGAAATGGCGGTCAGGGTATCAAAGGCGTTTGGTTCGACCGTCGAACATTGGATGCGGATGCAACTGGCCTATGATTTGGCTAATGTTGAGAAGACGGCCAAAAGCATCAAAGTGAAGCGGTTTCCCGAGGTGGAGCCGATCCTTGTCTAAAGAATCGGGCCGCCCTTCTACGAGTGACTATGGCCCGAAGAAAGGCAAAGAAAAATCCGCCTAAATCACTAGAATCTAAGCGGCTTTTAAAAAGAAACATTGAAGCATCACCGTCGGCGATCATAGGCGTCCCCGCCTGTACCGCATATCCACGATATCTTTTTGTTTATTTCGCAATCGTGCCCTTCCGGTAGAAGTTCTTGGATTTTCAAGGATTGAAGCGGTGCCCGGTTGTCTGTAACAGGTTGCGATTACAAGGTAGATAGCTCACACCAGACAGGGGTGTGATCGGAAGGTTTGTCCATTCCGCGGGGTTCGCGATCAACATCTGCTGCAACTAACCGGTCTGCGGCTTGTGGAGAGAGCAGAAGATGGTCGATGCGGAGCCCTTCGTCCCGATTCCATCGGCCGGACTGGTAATCCCAATAGGTGTAGAGACCCAATTCTGGGTGCAGGGCTCGAAGGGCATCCGTGTACCCGAGATGACAGAGGGCGCGAAAGCGGGCGCGGGATTCGGGACGGCAAAGGGCATCGTCGGCAAATCCCTTGGGATCGTAGACGTCATGGTCGGTGGGGCACACGTTAAAGTCTCCCCCTAACACCACTGCTTCTTCCAGGGCTAAGAGCGATTGCGCATGCGTGATCAGTCGATCCAACCAGGCAAGTTTATATGTAAACTTCTCGGTTTCCACCGGATTCCCATTGGGTAAATAAATTGAAGCTACTCGAACGTTTCCCACGACCGCTTCCACGTAGCGGGCTTGTTCGTCAGAAGGGGCACCAGGCAGTGAGGTGTGTTCGATCTCGATTGGGGCTTTGGAGAGGATTGCGACTCCGTTGTAGGTTTTTTGTCCGACTATGGCCATATTGTAGCCAAGCTCCTCGATCGCCATTCTGGGGAACTGGTCCTCAGTGGTTTTGAGTTCCTGGAGCAAGACAATGTCCGGGTTGGCCTGTTTGACCCATTCCATCAAGTGGGGGATCCTGACTTTAATCGAGTTGACGTTCCAGGTAGCAATTTTCATGATGAGTTTCAGAATGTGTATTGAGCCATAATGAGTATCATAGATAATTTATGATTCTGGTTTTACGGTGTGTGCCGGATATCTATTTTTGGGTGTGTGGCCATGAACAAAATGTTGCCAGGTGAACCAATTCCACTTGTGCTCAAAAAAGGCCCGCCGGTTGATGAGTTCATCCGTCCCTCCGGCCAGACAGCAGGCGTCGGACCATGAGAGACTGAATATTTCAGTGACACACCTGAAGGAGACCGGAACCATCATATGCTGAATAAACCCCATATTATGATGAAGAAAGTGGTGGTGAGTCGGTTTCGCGTTGGAAGATGACCTGAAAGCCTTGGAATTGTTTTTGAAACAGGGTCTTTAAAATAAATGGGGTGATGCCAAAGAATAACACGGCATAAATACAAATTTCTAAAATATACTGCGAGTCTTCAGAGACCGTGCCATTGAAGATCACAGGAACCGCCCATCCGATCGTCATACTCACAAACATCAGAATCACCACGTGGCGCCACACCAGGAACCACATAAGTTTCAACAGTTCTTTATATGTTGGTATTTCCATACAACTCCTTCCTCAGTGCAGTGTTCCAGAGGGTAACAGATTTAATAGACCGCCTAACTTCGATAGGGACATGCCTCAGGTGGGCGGTGCCAAGGAGAGACTTTCTTCGACAAAGTCCAAGATTTGCAATATTTTTTTTCGAAGCTCTGCAAGGTAGGGATCAGGTAACGCACCGAGTTCTTTGCGAAAGCGTTGATTGTCAATGGCCTTGATTTGATCCACTAAAATGTCAGAGATGGAGGTCAGCCCTGAGACCCCCTGAGGAGTTGATACTCGAAGGGGAGTTTGAACATCAACCACTTGAGTCGTTAATGGACAAATAAGGGTGGAAAGGTGATAGGGATTCAAGGCATCAGTTTGCACGACGACAACCGGTCGAACCTTTCCCGGTTCGGTTCCAATTCGTGGATTCAGGTCCGCCAAATACACATGGCCGTACTGGGGGGTCATAGATCGCCAGGAAGATCCTCTAGCAGTTCAGTTTCTTTTAAATAGGCAAGATGTGCGGCGGATACCTGCTGGGAGGCTTTTTGATATTCCTGGGCCAACGCTTTTCTCGCGTAGAGGGCGTTGAAGTGAGCCAGAGCTTTTCTGATATACAGGTTTCGAGGCATGTTCAAACGTTTTCGAATGGCTTCAGTTTCTTGGTAGGCATGTTCGTCGAGTTTTAGGGATAACACTTTACTCATTTCTCTCCCCCCTTTCAGGTATTACTAAAAGTATATGCCGCCGTTCCTGAAAAGTGAACCTGTACAGAAGAAGGGAACAAATCTTTTCTTGTTGTCATCCTCGAGGTATTTAGGGGGATCCATCTTTTCTTTTGGCAAGACCAGCCAGATGGATCCCTGATGAGAAATGGGGGGACTGAGAAAGAGGAGAGGGGAGGTGGAAAATCCTCCGGTCGCCTTACCCTTTTACGTTTCGCAGTGCCCTTCTCCTCAATGCGCTTCGTCCCAGGATGGGCCATGTCCGGCTTCCACCGTCAGCGGGATCGACAATTGTAGGGCAGGCAGTGTGGCCCTTTCCATGACCTGCTTGATGACCTCAGTGGTTTGGGAGACAGCCGCCTCTTCTACCTCGAATAATAATTCATCGTGGACGGTTAACAACATTTTCGCCTGTTTGGTTAAGCCATGCTCTGCCAAGGCTGTAGGTACGCGGATCATGGCACGCTTTAAAATGTCGGCGGCCGTGCCTTGCAGTGGTGCATTGATGGCGGCACGCTCAGAAAAATTTCGTCGGGCGGGATTTTTATCATGAATACCCGGGACGTGGCACCGACGTCCAAACAATGTCTGGACATATCCGTGCTGTCGACAAAACTGTTTGGTGCGTTCCATGTAATCCTGGATGCCGGGGTACTGTTCAAAATAGGTTTTGATATAGGCAGAGGCCTCGCTCGGTTCCACGCTCAATTGGCGGGCTAATCCAAAGGCGCTGATCCCATAAATGATGCCGAAATTGATGGCCTTGGCTTTTCGTCGAATTCCCGGATCCATCTGTTCCAGGGGGATGCCGAAGACCTGGCTGGCGGTGAGCGCATGAATATCCTGGCCTTCCCAAAAGGCTTTCTTGAGAACGGGAATATCTGCGACGTGGGCGAGCAGCCGAAGTTCAATCTGGGAGTAATCGAGCGAAAGCAATGTCCAGCCAGGCTCCGCGACAAATGCGCGCCGGATTCTTCGACCTTCTTCAGTGCGAATGGGAATGTTCTGGAGATTGGGGTCTGTGGATGAGAGTCTTCCCGTCGCGGCGGACGCCATGGCATAGGAGGTATGCACCCGGTTTGTGTCGGGATTGATTTGGCGGATGAGCGCATCGGCATAGGTGCTGCGGAGTTTTTCTAAATGCCGCCATTCCAAGACACGTGACGGGAGTTCATGGCCTTGAGCGGCTAAGGATTCGAGCACATCGACCCCGGTGCCATAGCTGCCGGCTTTGCTTTTTTGCCCCCCCCCTAATGCGAGGTCGTCAAACATGACTTCGCCGAGTTGTTTAGGGGAACCGACATTGAAGGTTTTCCCGGCCAGGCGATAGATCTCTTGTTCCAGATCCCGAAGGCGGAGAGAAAACTCCTGGCTGACCTGCTTCAATTGGGAGACATCGACTTTGATACCTGTTTGCTCCATGGTCGCCAGCACGGGAATGAGGTGACGCTCGAGCGTTTCGTAGACTGTGGTCATGCGTTCACTGATGAGACGGGGTTTGAGGACCTGATGGAGCCTCAAGGTCACTTCGGCATCTTCCGCAGCGTATTCCAAAGCCTTTTCCAGGGGAACCTGATCGAAGGTCACTTGAGATTTCCCGGTACCCGTGACGTCTTTAAATTTGATCGTTGTATGGCCCAAAAAGTGTTCGGCCAGTTCGTCCATGCCATGGCCATGCATGCCTCCTTCTAGGACGTATGAGAGCAGCATGGTATCGTCCACGGGAGCCACGTTGAGGCCATACCGGCGAAACACCACCATGTCGTATTTGATATTGTGCCCGATCTTAAGCACACCTGGGTCTGTTAGCAGTGGTCCCAGGATGTCGAGCGCCTGTTGGAGTGGAATTTGTTCCGGTTTTTCCGGCAAGGCAGCAGACGTATCGTGTGAGAGCAAATCCTGATAGGACGTGGATCCCGGGGCCACATGACCGACGGGTACATAACAGGCCTGGCCGGGTTCCAGGCTTAATGAGAATCCAACCAACTCCGCTCTGGTTTGATCGAGAGAGGTGGTTTCGCAGTCGACGGCCACTTTCCCGCGACGAGTCGCTTCCTCCACCCATCCTTGGAGGGCCGACACCGTTTGAATTAACTCGTACTGGGCTTTGGGAGGCAGTGGCTTTATTTCGGGATCTTTCGTTGCTGGTGCATCGGTGTCCGGTGTGGAAGAAAGAGTGGTACTGGGTTCCTGTCCGCCCTTTATGCGGCTTTGTAGGCGAGCCAAAATCGATTTGAAGCCCTGTTCGTTGAGGAAGGAAGCTAATAAATCCATATTGGGCTGGCGCCGCTCCAATTGTTCAAGCGGAAATGGCAGCGGGACATCGGAACGAAGCCGGACTAATTCACGGGAGAGTCGGGCCTTATCGGCATGTTCAATGAGGCTTTCCCGTCGCTTGTTCTGCTTGATTTCTGAGGCGCGGGCAAGGAGGGTGTCCAGGTCACCATATTCCTGAATGAGTTGTGCGGCCGTTTTGATGCCGATACCCGGGACCCCGGGCACATTGTCCGTGGAGTCTCCCGCCAATGACTGCACGTCGACCACTTTCACGGGCGGCACACCAAATTTTTCCAGAACTTGCTCGGGACCGATCTTTCGGCTTTTGATGGGATCGAACATACTGACCTGTTCTGATACTAACTGCATAAGATCTTTGTCCGAGGACACGATGGTCACATTCGCGCCGGCTTCCATGGCATGTTTGGCGTAGGTCGCGATCAGATCGTCGGCTTCGAAACCGTTCAGTTCAATGCAATCAAAATTAAAAGCCCGTGTCGCCTCCCGGACGAGAGCAAATTGAGGCACCAACTCCTCCGGTGGTTCGCTGCGATTGGCCTTGTAGCTGGGGGCAAGATCGTTTCGAAAGGTTTTTCGTGCGGAATCAAAGATGACGGCAATATGATCGGGTTTCATATCGTCCAGTAGTTTCATCAGCATGGTGATGTATCCATAGACGGCATTGACGGGGGTACCATTCGGACTGTTTAAAATCTTGATGGCATGAAAGGCCCTGAAAATGTAGCCTGAGGCGTCGACTAACACGACATGACGAATGGGAAGAGGGGAAGACGGTTCACTCACAGTGGTCACAGGAAAATATCCTCTTTGTGTGATTGTTGGCCCTAGAAGATACCTGATAGCTCTTGAGGTGTCGATATCCCAGGATTGTTTGTCAACCGAGAAAAATGGAACATGGTAAACTACCGAATTCTTTGGTTCATGACGGGAGCATGTCTTCGTGAAGAGTAATATCATGGTTAGTCTCGCTATCCTCATTGGGCTGGTTCTTGTGGTCTACCTGCTCCTTCCGCTTCTGTTGGATTTGAATCGGTACCGGGATCGGTATCTCCCGGTTCTGGAGCAGGCCCTTAATCGAACCGTGGATGTTCAGGATGTCCGCTTAACGCTCTTTCCTAACCTCGGGTTTCGGGTGCAGGATCTGACAATAGGGGATGACCCGGCGTTCAGTCCTAAGGCGTTTGTCACAATTCCTTCCGCTGAGGTGGAGATTCAGTGGCTCCCCCTGTTGCGCCGGCACATTCAGGTTGAACAGGTGCGTCTTCAGGATCCGACGGTCTACGTCATCCGCACTCCTGATGGGTTGTTGAATATGGCCACCATCGGAAAAGATCCTGCTCTTCACCACCCTGAGGCCGCCGAAGCAAATCCCGCCAATGCGCTCAAACCCTTATTCGGGATGTTTGCGGTTGAGCGTTTCTTGATGACTGGAGGCTCTCTACAGTATGAGGATCGTTCCAAAGAATCTTCCCGTTCATACCACCTCGAACAACTGGAGTTGGTTACAAATTCCGTTCAGTTGGGACAGATGGCGAGTCTGCTCATGAAGGGCATGGTGATGCCCTATCAGCTCCCCATGGAGATGGATGGGCGTTTTGGCCCTCTTCAACCCACTTTTGATCTTCCGATGATCAATCTTGCGGGTCGCGTAGGCAAAATAGGGGGAACGGCACAGGGCAAAGTGATCGATGGAAGGCTGGAGTTGGACGTGCAAATCCCAAACATATCGTCGAATGACCTGCCTGTGAATGTATCGTTGGATAAGCCTGTGGTCTTCAGCCGCTTTCAGGCTCATGTGATGGCACCCCTGTTTTCCGAGCCATCGCAACCCTCCACAGGAATGAGGATTGATCCGTTGACCGTAGATCTCCAATTGGGTGGAGCGACCATTCACCTTTCGGGTCAGGGTACGCCTGGACGTCTGAATTTGTCCGGGGAGGCTCCTGCCCTGTCCTCAGAGGATTTTCCCTTGGCTCTTTCCGTTCAACGCCCGTTTTCACTCGAACAGATCCGTTTTGAAACGGTGATCCAAGCAACAAGGGTGGATCTGGTGTCTCTCAAGGCCAAAGCGTTTAGGGGAAATCTTGAGGCGCATGGAAGATGGGATGGGACTCACGCTGTTCCCCTGCTCTCACTCCAAGGAAAATTCACGAATTTTTCCGTCGAATCAATGATGCAAGTGGTGAGATCTTCTTCTTTCCGTTTGACTGGTAGGGGAGAGTTGGATTGGAGCGTCACGGGAGCAGCACAGTCTTCCTCCAGGCAACCACATATGACCGGACCAGTCCGATTGATGATCCGCGATGGGCAATTAGGTGGCTTTGACCTCATGCAGGCGATTGAAGATGCCCTTCAGCTACCGGATCTCATGGACGAATCCACCGGTGCGACGAAATTTTCTCTGATTGATACTCAAATGGAATTGGAAGATAGGGGAGTGGTTATTCGGCAATTAACAGTTGAGGCCCCAGATTTCTCGATGACAGGGGTGGGAACTCTCGGGTTTGATGAATCGTTGAACCTTCAAGGCAATCTGGCCGTTTCACGGATGATCGGGGACCGGATTATTCAACGGTTTCCGATGGCCAAAGTTGCGTGGCATGAGGGAAAGTTGGTGCTGCCCTTTGCTGTTATGGGAACCGTTCAGAAACCGCTCTTGCAATTAGATACGCAATCCTTTGGGCAACAGGTCCAAAGGAATGTGGAGCGGAGGATTGAGAAAGCCTTACAGGGAGATGAACAGGAATTACAGCAACTCTTACAAGACGGAGCGGATATTCTCAAACAGTTATTTGGACAATAGAGGAGGAGATGTCCTGTTTGGGACTGGATGATTCCTTCATCCCGGTCTCAACCCGGAGGGGGACTATAGGTTTGGGACATGTTGGCAACGATGAAGGAATGGGACCGCCTTGGAGCGGCTGACGGACACAGTTGAGCGACTATGGCCCGTAACTCCCCAAAATCATAGGGTTTGCCGATAATGGCATAGGCTCCTAAGCGGGTGGCGTTTTCTCGTGTTACGGCATTGAGGTACCCGGTTATCATTATAATTGGGATGTCGGACTTGTGGGGTATATGCTGTAACCGGTCCAAAAACTCCATTCCGGTCATGACGGGCATCGCATTATCCAGGATCACCACGTCAAAGGATTTTGATTCAAGAAGTGTTAACCCGCTGGCTCCATTTTCGGCTTCTACACACTCACATCCGTCATATTCCAGGACCATCCTGAGCAATCCTCGACTCATTTCATCATCATCAATAATCAGAATATTTTTAGCCATGAGGATCTCCTTTCCTAACCTATGAGCGAATTCACCATCTTGGTGGATTCGAGTCGATAGATGGCCGACTCACCATTTGGTGAAATCACCTAAAGATGGCTCCTGAACAAATGTCATGCAGGCACAGGCCTGTGTTGTTTTGGTCATCATTTTACCGTGAGCCTGACCTGTCGGGTGCCTTTAATGGTATAGGATTCTGCCCATTCCATATGAGGGACATTCCTCCGAAGATTCCAAAGCCTGTGATACAGATGGCGAAAATAATTTCCATAGCTCCCCTTAATATCCCCTACTTGCCATATTACAAAGCAAAGAATGTACCTAAATAGTAGGGGAGCGGTTCTTTAAGGCTTTCATGGTTATAACTCATTGATAATCTGATGAATGGAGAAGCAAATTTTTAAAATTGGTTTGGGAATTTTTTAAAGGATGCAAAGAAGATGAGGCATAAGGGCATCAGTTGTGGGACAGGTTGTTATTCAACAGCATACAGTTTGTATCTAAATGGATAACTCCTGCGAGTGTTCATCGAAGAAAGAGGCCGGCCTCAGTCACGGATGTTGTGTTGGGAGAAGAACCCGGCAATCTGATGGACGGGGTTTATTCTTGACGGAGGACGGATAGAGGAGGGAAGCCCAGCAACCGGTACGTCCCGAGAAAGCCGGTCATGAGGCTTAGCAGAATTGTCAAAAGCAAACCTGTGCTTAGCACGATGAGATCGAAGTTCCAGGTCAGGTCAAAAAAGAGGTACAAGAGAGACCAGGAGAGGAGAGACCCCAATCCAAGTCCAACCAGCCCTGCAAAGGCCCCAATGACACCGAATTCCACTCCGAGCGAAAATACGAGTAGTCTGCGACTTGCTCCCAGGGCTTTCACAATTGCCAATTCATTCAGGCGCCGATACCGGTTGATTGAAATCGCCGCAACCATGACCACGGCTCCGGTGACCAGACATAACAGGGCCAAGGCTTGAATTCCCATGGCCAACTGGTGAAAGATTCGACCAATATTCTGCAGCACATCTCCCACGTTGATGGCTGTCACATTGGGCATAACGGCGACGATGGCTTGCTGTAAGGGGACTTCGAGATTAGTCGGCACTCTGGTTGTGGCGATGTAGGTGAAAGGTGCGCCGTCAAAGGAGCCAGGCTGAAGGATCATGAAAAAATTCATGGAAAAACTGCCCCAATCGACCTGTCGCAGACTGCCTACTTTCGTGACAATTGGCACCCCTTGAATATCCAGGGTCAGGGTTGAGCCCAGGGTCAGTCCCAGGTTTTTTGCGGCGTCTTCCTCCACGGAGACCAACGGGATATCTAAAGGCCTCCCGGGCGCTCCGTCCGAGTCTGATTCCTTGGTGTGATCCCACCATTGTCCCTGAGTGAGGACGTTATCTTTTGGAAGGTCCTGGGATGTGGTCAATGCGTATTCCCTGGTGAAATACCATCCATTTCGTTGGCCTTTATGCTCTTCAGGGTCGATGGGTTGTCCGTTGATGGCTGTGAGGCGAGACCGCACGACTGGAACTAATTTATAGGGTGAATCGGGGAATTTCTGTTGTAGCACATCCACAAATTGGGGATATTGGTCTGGTTGGATGTCTATGAAAAAAAATGAGGGAGCCTGAGAGGGTATCTGGTTTCCTATCAGGTCAAGTAAGGACCGTTGCACAATAGTCAGCGTTGTCATGAGCATGACACCAATCCCTATGGCCAACGTCATGGCTTTGGTAAAGTTTCCAGGCCGTTGAAGATTCTTCACCGCATGAGGCAATAAATACCACTGAGGAATCGGGACATGCCCAAGAATTCTATACAGTGCTCCAGTGCCGACTAATAAGAGGAGAACCGCGATCGCACAAGCACCGGAAAAAAATAAACCGAGGGTCAGTGAGTGGGCCTGCCACATGGCCAGGCCGGTCACGCCCACCATCATACTGATGCTGACCATGACCTGTGCCCGGTCATTCCACCAACGCTTCAGGATGGTCCGCCATCGGGTTAGTATGGATTGGCTATTGGCCATGTCCTGGGAGTGATCCACCGCTTGTCGATAGACCAATGCCGGAGAGACATGACGGATAGCCAGCAACGGCCAAAGTGAGAAGGCAAGAGTGGCTAGGGTGCCAAGAAAGATTCCACGCAGGACGGGTGCGAGAGAGGTATTCAGTGGCATGGTTTCAGGAATAATGCCTTGAAGCAATAGGGGTAAGCCCCGGTGGAGAATGACGCCGACTATGACCCCAATAAGACTGCCGATCCCTCCCAGGATGAGACTTTGTGTGAGGTAGAGACGGATGATTTGTGAAGAATCCGCTCCCAGAGTTTTGAGTGTGGCAATAATCGGAATTTTTTGTGTGAGGAATCCTTGAATCGTGCATGCCACTCCAATCCCACCGACCAATAAGATCGTAAAACCAATCAGCCCAAGATAGAGGTTTAATTGGTCAAGGAACCGGCGGAGTCGTGGTTGGGCATCGCGAAATGAGCTGACCCGAACTCCTTCCTGGCTGAGGCGCCCGCGTAACTCACCCATTAAAGGCTCAAGAGAGGTAGAGTCGGATAGGGACAGGCGATATCGTTCCTGAATCCGGGTTCCGGTTTGGATCAAGGTGGTGGCTTTGAGCGCATCTCGGGAAATCATGACCCTGGGACCCAAACTAAATCCATTGGCAATCCTGTCCGGTTCTTTTTTCAGCACGGCGGTAATGAGGAAGCTCGCTTTGCCAATCTGTAGCTCGCTGCCAACGGTAAGATTGAGCCGGATCAGTAAGGATTCCTGGACAAGTGCACCAAAACACGGCGAGCGACCGCAACCGGATTGAAGGGGATCTAGGAGTTGCTTCATCGGGAGATCCGGCTCCACTACCAATTGACCATAGAGGGGATAGGCCGAATCTATGGCCTTGAGTTCCACCAATTGAGAAGCCGTTTGTGAGTGAGGGTTCTCCACTGTCGCCATTGCGGCGATTTCAGTCACGTGTGAAAGGATCATGTCACGGTCAGCGAGGGAGTCCAGTACGTTACGGCCCTTATCGGAAATTGCCCGCCGCCATGATAGTTCGACGTCACCCCCTAACAGGGCCCGGGTATCTCCCAGAATGACCTGTTCGACATTGACGGCAAACAGATCTACGGCCACAATGGCACCGACACCGAGTGCAATGCAGAGAAATAAAAAGAGGAAACGGGACCAGGCGCTGTGGATTTCCCGCCAGGCGAGTTTGACGGATACTGGGGTCATGCCTCTGAGCCGGATGATAATATAGGGGGTCTCGTCTCGTTCACCATTGCTCCATCCTGCAGAGCCAGGATTCGTTGTGCCCGAGCGGCCAATGACATATCGTGAGTGACGAGGATGAGAGTACTGCCGTGTTGCTGATGAAGTTCCCACAGAAGATCAATGACCATTGCGCCGGTTGAGCTATCCAGGTTGCCGGTGGGTTCGTCGGCCAGCAGGAGGGGAGGCCGGACAATAAAGGCTCGGGCCAAGGCCACTCGTTGCTGCTCGCCACCCGAGAGTTGAACCGGATAATGGTGGAGACGGTGTTCCAGGCCTACGGATTGTAAAAGTGCTTTGGCCCGTACTGTGCCCGTGGATATGCCTTGCAATTCCAATGGGAGAGCCACATTTTCCAGAGCCGTCAATGTGGGAAGGAGATGAAAGGCTTGAAATACATAGCCAATGTGTTTGCGGCGAAAGTGTGCCATTTCGGTCTCGGTTAAGGTCGTGATATCGGTCTGGTTGATGCGGATAGACCCCTGTGTTGGCCTGTCGAGGCCTGCAAGTAACCCCAGAAGTGTTGATTTCCCGCTTCCCGATGGACCGACAATAGCGACGACCTCATTAGTGAGGACCTCAAAGGATATGTTCTGTAAAATCTTGACGGACTGATTGGCTGCCTGAAGCTCCATTTCAAGGTGATTGACAGAAATGAGGACCTGAGATGATGGAGTGAGGGGGTGCAAAGGGGGTACAGACGATGCAGGAACGTTCACGTTGATTACACAAATGGGTCCAAATGGTGAATAATAGAGATGAGAGTTATTACCCGGCTATTATGCATACATGTATCCTATCAGTCCTTGTGCTCCTCTGTCTGGGAATCTGGGGGTGTGACCCTCAGGAAAGTCCGTCTACCGGTATACCAGAGCCCATGAAGCATAGTTCAGACACGGAAATTTCTGGGACTCAATTTCCTCCCGATCGATCCTTATCCAAACCTTCGGTGCGAAAGAACGAATCTCTGCCTAAAATTGTGGCCTTTGGCGATAGCTTAACGGCTGGATTTGGCGTGTCATCAGACGAATCCTATCCGGCTCAGTTGGAAAAACAGTTGCGTGAGGGTGGATTTCATTATGAGGTGGTCAATGCTGGAGTCAGCGGAGAAACCTCAGCGGGGGGAGTGCGACGGGTAGAGTGGATATTAAAAAGTCGGCCGACGGTTGTCATATTGGAATTGGGCGTCAATGATGGACTTCGGGGGCTCTCTTTAGAACAGACCTATCTCAACCTTCACAGCATAATTGACCGGTTGCAGGAGGAAGGAGTAGCGGTCATTTTGGCGGGCATGCGCA contains:
- a CDS encoding AsmA family protein; protein product: MVSLAILIGLVLVVYLLLPLLLDLNRYRDRYLPVLEQALNRTVDVQDVRLTLFPNLGFRVQDLTIGDDPAFSPKAFVTIPSAEVEIQWLPLLRRHIQVEQVRLQDPTVYVIRTPDGLLNMATIGKDPALHHPEAAEANPANALKPLFGMFAVERFLMTGGSLQYEDRSKESSRSYHLEQLELVTNSVQLGQMASLLMKGMVMPYQLPMEMDGRFGPLQPTFDLPMINLAGRVGKIGGTAQGKVIDGRLELDVQIPNISSNDLPVNVSLDKPVVFSRFQAHVMAPLFSEPSQPSTGMRIDPLTVDLQLGGATIHLSGQGTPGRLNLSGEAPALSSEDFPLALSVQRPFSLEQIRFETVIQATRVDLVSLKAKAFRGNLEAHGRWDGTHAVPLLSLQGKFTNFSVESMMQVVRSSSFRLTGRGELDWSVTGAAQSSSRQPHMTGPVRLMIRDGQLGGFDLMQAIEDALQLPDLMDESTGATKFSLIDTQMELEDRGVVIRQLTVEAPDFSMTGVGTLGFDESLNLQGNLAVSRMIGDRIIQRFPMAKVAWHEGKLVLPFAVMGTVQKPLLQLDTQSFGQQVQRNVERRIEKALQGDEQELQQLLQDGADILKQLFGQ
- a CDS encoding HigA family addiction module antitoxin, whose amino-acid sequence is MAMKNPVHPGKIIKHSIDASGLSVTDAAERLGVTRQTLSRVMHEKTSLSPEMAVRVSKAFGSTVEHWMRMQLAYDLANVEKTAKSIKVKRFPEVEPILV
- the polA gene encoding DNA polymerase I, coding for MTTVSEPSSPLPIRHVVLVDASGYIFRAFHAIKILNSPNGTPVNAVYGYITMLMKLLDDMKPDHIAVIFDSARKTFRNDLAPSYKANRSEPPEELVPQFALVREATRAFNFDCIELNGFEADDLIATYAKHAMEAGANVTIVSSDKDLMQLVSEQVSMFDPIKSRKIGPEQVLEKFGVPPVKVVDVQSLAGDSTDNVPGVPGIGIKTAAQLIQEYGDLDTLLARASEIKQNKRRESLIEHADKARLSRELVRLRSDVPLPFPLEQLERRQPNMDLLASFLNEQGFKSILARLQSRIKGGQEPSTTLSSTPDTDAPATKDPEIKPLPPKAQYELIQTVSALQGWVEEATRRGKVAVDCETTSLDQTRAELVGFSLSLEPGQACYVPVGHVAPGSTSYQDLLSHDTSAALPEKPEQIPLQQALDILGPLLTDPGVLKIGHNIKYDMVVFRRYGLNVAPVDDTMLLSYVLEGGMHGHGMDELAEHFLGHTTIKFKDVTGTGKSQVTFDQVPLEKALEYAAEDAEVTLRLHQVLKPRLISERMTTVYETLERHLIPVLATMEQTGIKVDVSQLKQVSQEFSLRLRDLEQEIYRLAGKTFNVGSPKQLGEVMFDDLALGGGQKSKAGSYGTGVDVLESLAAQGHELPSRVLEWRHLEKLRSTYADALIRQINPDTNRVHTSYAMASAATGRLSSTDPNLQNIPIRTEEGRRIRRAFVAEPGWTLLSLDYSQIELRLLAHVADIPVLKKAFWEGQDIHALTASQVFGIPLEQMDPGIRRKAKAINFGIIYGISAFGLARQLSVEPSEASAYIKTYFEQYPGIQDYMERTKQFCRQHGYVQTLFGRRCHVPGIHDKNPARRNFSERAAINAPLQGTAADILKRAMIRVPTALAEHGLTKQAKMLLTVHDELLFEVEEAAVSQTTEVIKQVMERATLPALQLSIPLTVEAGHGPSWDEAH
- a CDS encoding type II toxin-antitoxin system RelE/ParE family toxin, producing the protein MIENFRHRGLKKLYEKGDRSGLRTDIADKAELYLSILDTAQTVQELDITGFGFHRLTGNLRGFYSVFVSRNHRMIFRFKDGNAFDVDLVDYH
- the xth gene encoding exodeoxyribonuclease III, with translation MKIATWNVNSIKVRIPHLMEWVKQANPDIVLLQELKTTEDQFPRMAIEELGYNMAIVGQKTYNGVAILSKAPIEIEHTSLPGAPSDEQARYVEAVVGNVRVASIYLPNGNPVETEKFTYKLAWLDRLITHAQSLLALEEAVVLGGDFNVCPTDHDVYDPKGFADDALCRPESRARFRALCHLGYTDALRALHPELGLYTYWDYQSGRWNRDEGLRIDHLLLSPQAADRLVAADVDREPRGMDKPSDHTPVWCELSTL
- a CDS encoding type II toxin-antitoxin system PemK/MazF family toxin; the protein is MTPQYGHVYLADLNPRIGTEPGKVRPVVVVQTDALNPYHLSTLICPLTTQVVDVQTPLRVSTPQGVSGLTSISDILVDQIKAIDNQRFRKELGALPDPYLAELRKKILQILDFVEESLSLAPPT